The Sesamum indicum cultivar Zhongzhi No. 13 linkage group LG6, S_indicum_v1.0, whole genome shotgun sequence genome has a segment encoding these proteins:
- the LOC105164012 gene encoding 50S ribosomal protein L4, chloroplastic has protein sequence MAAASPSSISFFSSSIFLSNSNPSSTKLHFLKPQSHSRLRVSTTIHSELTTLPVLSFEGNQVGSATLNLKSAPPETARAVVHRGLTTDLTNSRRGTASTLTRAEVRGGGQKPYPQKKTGRARRGSQRTPLRPGGGVIFGPKPKDWSVKINKKEKRLAISTALASAFESTVVVEDFGDKFEKPKTKEFIGMMNRLGLDPKKKSMFLMTEVSDNVRLSSRNIGTLKLLTPRTLNLFDILDSEKLILTKGAVEFLNERYGLDSEEDKEEDEFEEVEDADEGTEVEGNPDSSDDAVV, from the exons ATGGCAGCTGCATCACCTTCATCAATTTCGTTCTTTTCGTCCTCAATTTTTCTCTCCAATTCAAACCCTTCTTCCACAAAACTCCATTTCCTCAAACCCCAGTCCCACTCCAGATTACGAGTTTCCACCACTATCCATTCTGAGCTAACAACTCTCCCCGTGCTCTCGTTCGAAGGGAACCAAGTGGGCTCCGCCACTCTCAACTTGAAGTCCGCTCCACCCGAAACCGCACGCGCCGTCGTCCACCGCGGTCTCACTACTGACCTAACGAACAGCCGCCGGGGCACTGCTTCAACCCTCACCCGCGCGGAGGTCCGTGGTGGAGGTCAGAAACCTTATCCTCAAAAGAAAACCGGTCGCGCTCGTCGTGGTTCCCAGCGCACTCCCCTTCGCCCAGGTGGAGGTGTCATTTTTGGCCCCAAGCCGAAAGACTGGTCCGTCAAGATTAACAAGAAGGAGAAGAGGCTCGCTATTTCCACCGCTCTTGCCAGTGCGTTTGAGAGCACGGTTGTGGTTGAGGATTTTGGTGATAAATTCGAGAAGCCGAAAACGAAGGAGTTCATTGGCATGATGAACAGGCTGGGGCTGGATCCGAAGAAGAAATCCATGTTTTTGATGACAGAAGTTTCGGATAATGTGAGACTGTCGAGTAGAAATATTGGGACTCTGAAGCTGTTGACGCCCAGAACTCTGAATTTGTTCGACATTTTGGATTCTGAGAAATTGATTCTCACCAAAGGCGCTGTGGAGTTCTTGAATGAGCGGTATGGGCTTGATAGTGAGGAGGATAAAGAAGAGGACGAGTTTGAAGAAGTGGAAGATGCTGATGAAG GAACTGAGGTAGAAGGGAACCCTGATTCATCAGATGATGCTGTCGTCTAG
- the LOC105164013 gene encoding ATP-dependent zinc metalloprotease FTSH 7, chloroplastic, producing MAAAMDTTIIYRRISAFRHNNPSYLNNFSFVCSRYRAFHGRPSRQLHDTVSFRLQPRVSKLRGYFLKNHLNWKFAKIYANSPREHDTDTTDKTETNGPENPKKQGAASSSGRREKQGKNNWWGNNSNKWRWQPIIQAQEMGVLLIQLGIVMFVMRLLRPGIPLPGSEPRTPTTFVSVPYSEFLSRINSNQVQKVEVDGVHIMFKLKREAGVVESIVSEVNKLQDSDSLLRSVTATKRVVYTTTRPGDIKTPYEKMLENDVEFGSPDKRSGGFLNSALIAVFYVAVLAGLLHRFPVSFSQHTPGQLRNRKSGNSGGTKVSEQGETITFADVAGVDEAKEELEEIVEFLRNPDRYIRLGARPPRGVLLVGLPGTGKTLLAKAVAGEADVPFISCSASEFVELYVGMGASRVRDLFARAKKEAPSIIFIDEIDAVAKSRDGRFRIVSNDEREQTLNQLLTEMDGFDSNSAVIVLGATNRADVLDPALRRPGRFDRVVMVEAPDRAGREAILEVHASKKELPLGKDVDLGDIASMTTGFTGADLANLVNEAALLAGRKNKFEVEKIDFIQAVERSIAGIEKKTAKLQGSEKAVVARHEAGHAVVGTAVANLLSGQPRVEKLSILPRSGGALGFTYTPPANEDRYLLFVDELRGRLVTLLGGRAAEEVIYSGRVSTGALDDIRRATDMAYKAVAEYGLNETVGPLSLATLSGGGMDESGGSSLWGREQGHLVDLVQREVKSLLQSALDVALSVVRANPTVLEGLGAHLEEKEKVEGEELQEWLKLVVAPAELTFFIRGKQGSLLPLQTGP from the exons ATGGCTGCCGCGATGGATACAACGATAATCTATAGACGAATTTCCGCGTTTAGACACAACAATCCGAGCTATTTGAACAATTTCTCCTTCGTCTGCAGTCGATATAGAGCTTTCCATGGAAGGCCCAGTCGTCAACTCCACGATACGGTCTCTTTTCGGTTGCAGCCTAGGGTTTCCAAGCTTCGTGGATACTTTTTGAAGAATCATCTGAACTGGAAATTCGCCAAAATTTATGCGAACAGTCCTCGCGAGCACGACACTGATACGACTGATAAAACGGAAACGAACGGGCCCGAAAACCCGAAAAAGCAGGGAGCCGCTTCGAGTTCGGGCCGCAGGGAAAAGCAGGGAAAGAACAACTGGTGGGGCAATAATAGTAACAAATGGAGGTGGCAACCGATAATTCAAGCGCAAGAGATGGGTGTTTTGCTTATACAATTAGGAATTGTTATGTTTGTAATGAGATTGCTCCGGCCCGGGATTCCGCTACCAGGCTCCGAGCCAAGGACTCCTACAACGTTTGTCAGTGTTCCTTATAGCGAGTTTTTGAGTAGGATTAATAGTAATCAAGTGCAGAAGGTGGAGGTTGATGGGGTACACATTATGTTTAAGCTAAAGAGAGAAGCTGGCGTTGTGGAGAGTATTGTTAGTGAGGTGAATAAGTTGCAGGATTCGGATTCTTTGTTGAGGAGTGTGACTGCTACGAAAAGGGTAGTCTACACAACAACGAGGCCTGGTGACATCAAGACGCCTTATGAGAAGATGCTAGAGAATGATGTCGAATTTGGGTCTCCAGATAAGAGGTCTGGGGGATTCCTGAATTCTGCATTG ATAGCTGTGTTCTACGTTGCAGTGCTAGCTGGTCTTCTTCATCGTTTCCCTGTAAGCTTTTCTCAG CACACACCAGGGCAGCTTAGAAATCGCAAGTCTGGTAATTCTGGGGGGACCAAAGTTTCTGAACAAGGGGAAACTATTACATTTGCTGATGTTGCTGGTGTTGATGAGGCAAAGGAGGAGCTAGAAGAGATCGTG GAATTTCTTAGGAATCCGGACAGGTATATAAGACTTGGTGCACGCCCTCCTAGAGGTGTTCTCTTG GTTGGTTTACCAGGAACAGGTAAGACACTTCTAGCAAAAGCTGTTGCTGGAGAAGCTGATGTTCCTTTCATCAGTTGTTCAGCAAGTGAATTTGTAGAACTGTATGTCGGTATGGGAGCATCTCGTGTCAGAGACCTCTTTGCACGGGCCAAGAAGGAGGCTCCCTCCATAATATTCATAGACGAG ATAGATGCTGTAGCCAAGAGTCGTGATGGTAGATTCCGGATTGTTAGTAATGATGAGCGGGAACAAACCTTAAATCAGCTGCTAACT GAAATGGATGGATTTGATAGTAACTCAGCAGTGATTGTCCTTGGAGCAACTAACAGAGCAGATGTTTTAGATCCTGCCCTCCGCCGACCGGGTAGATTTGATCGAGTGGTTATG GTAGAAGCACCTGATCGGGCTGGAAGAGAAGCCATTTTAGAAGTACATGCTTCCAAGAAAGAACTTCCTCTTGGCAAGGATGTTGACCTGGGTGATATTGCATCCATGACCACAGGTTTTACTGG GGCAGATCTGGCAAATTTGGTAAATGAAGCTGCATTATTGGCtggaaggaaaaataaatttgaggtggagaaaattgatttcattCAAGCAGTAGAGCGGTCAATAGCG GGGATTGAGAAGAAGACAGCCAAGTTGCAGGGCAGTGAGAAGGCTGTTGTTGCACGGCACGAAGCTGGTCATGCAGTTGTGGGAACTGCAGTTGCAAATCTCCTTTCTGGACAACCTCGGGTTGAG AAGCTAAGCATATTGCCGAGATCTGGAGGAGCACTAGGATTTACGTACACGCCGCCAGCAAATGAAGATAGGTATTTGCTCTTCGTTGATGAGTTGCGTGGGCGCCTTGTTACTCTTCTTGGCGGACGTGCAGCAGAAGAGGTTATTTACTCTGGACGTGTATCGACAGGTGCTCTTGACGATATACGACGAGCAACAGATATGGCATACAAAGCAGTGGCCGAATATGGTCTGAACGAGACCGTAGGCCCTCTTTCATTGGCAACTCTTTCTGGTGGTGGAATGGATGAGTCCGGAGGATCTTCACTGTGGGGGCGGGAGCAA GGACACCTGGTGGATCTTGTTCAGAGAGAGGTGAAGTCGTTGCTGCAATCCGCACTTGATGTAGCACTCTCAGTTGTTCGTGCAAATCCTACTGTCTTGGAGGGTCTTGGAGCTCACCTGGAAG aaaaagagaaagtaGAAGGTGAAGAGCTGCAAGAATGGTTGAAATTGGTAGTTGCTCCAGCTGAGCTTACATTCTTCATCAGAGGAAAACAAGGGTCTCTCCTCCCGCTGCAAACAGGACCTTGA
- the LOC105164014 gene encoding uncharacterized protein LOC105164014, producing the protein MVANAYDVQVFLWKMIKLSSETCVTFSINYPYVSFSLLCIFLLYMSFPLAFWVLIYSIPLVVCTCIILCISFNFGNGKKCKDKDDEQNDRNTKTAAEDSTLDRSKTSFKRVHSVRRRRAKDISKEDNTQHNNVEEKAAISSTNLNNHDMVDKNALTEDSPKEIREVEVDKSPASNTKGSCQSLMHENRDKSLKGLDDEEEVTDNKNYKATQGNEDDQKTAMEVGISNMERSKRLESLIARRRSRKLLNLQIRKTLLNKDKDDKSGQISSLIIPKLNNPFLYNLATPFSPGPGSAPSVLIPMRNPFDLPYDPQEEKPDLTGDSFQQEFMSVNKDVMFCRHESFTLGSCIPGRLDDNLEEISMVHDFGFIQRASPIGHRFSRSKSEVDRAYAPMVEQGSFEEFQSKPSTEYPVDHIKEVIEVYDNSTQDHAEQNSDEVQIKPIPEEVLSPSSASSSEEDEPIFKLDKEAILKSLSSMARRNIVLEPENHDQTGDNLNDVTSHFENTLRLRTPSYSIASDLQVEVSEVSSPPLTIDENFSYQDEVASAHVKDMETNSTCDIGEMWAASSHQFGADENEVNEVKKQDSDGHGFSRTNNLEGLSNSTEESLNEKYCIQSSLHSPSNVVLHKSCQAEATNPHEKVHETLETSVDSIISQGDSLEKVAFPIHEKKQQSEINLDPPTLHENDSSKLNESSEPSQVARLEVDDAESINKEKIPESGIQPQEAANSSSQLLSGHETSREMVNQTNKTSSRPFSSNDEVSIENFQAVGPTASSKDKDLDTNSRSSRSTEKELSEHQEKVIGEVTCADSYMNHSENSALLEETRHEDSWKKPKDHEIQNNSTSSNCYIGALKDELPKFSGNETPIDLSGVVEANDSSKCHTNNSKDKHDDNSHVPMLVAEGTLETINTSEGEMEQPIPSAQEVVLQ; encoded by the exons ATGGTTGCCAATGCTTATGATGTTCAGGTTTTTCTCtggaaaatgataaaattatcgTCGGAAACTTGTGTTACATTTTCGATAAATTATCcatatgtttctttttctttgttgtgcaTTTTCCTCTTGTACATGTCTTTTCCCTTAGCTTTTTGGGTTTTGATTTATTCTATTCCTCTTGTTGTTTGTACTTGTATTATTTTGTGCATCTCTTTCAACTTTGGAAATGGCAAAAAGTGTAAAGACAAGGACGACGAGCAGAACGATCGGAACACCAAGACTGCAGCAGAAGATTCTACCCTCGATAGGAGTAAAACGTCTTTCAAGCGGGTTCATTCTGTTCGGCGAAGAAGAGCCAAAGATATCAGTAAAGAAGATAACACGCAACATAATAATGTTGAAGAAAAGGCTGCAATTTCATCAACCAACTTGAATAATCATGACATGGTTGATAAAAATGCCTTGACGGAAGACAGCCCTAAGGAAATCCGAGAGGTGGAAGTAGATAAATCACCTGCTAGCAATACTAAAGGTTCTTGTCAGAGTTTAATGCATGAAAATAGGGACAAAAGTTTGAAGGGCTTGGATGATGAGGAAGAGGTCACAGATAATAAGAATTATAAGGCCACTCAAGGGAACGAAGACGACCAAAAGACCGCAATGGAAGTGGGGATTTCAAACATGGAAAGGAGCAAAAGGCTAGAGAGTTTGATCGCTAGGCgaagatcaagaaaattattgaaccTTCAAATTAGAAAGACACTGCTGAACAAGGATAAAGATGATAAGTCGGGTCAAATTAGTTCTCTTATTATACCTAAACTTAACAATCCTTTTCTCTATAACTTAGCTACACCATTTTCCCCTGGCCCTGGCTCGGCCCCTTCTGTTTTGATACCGATGAGGAATCCCTTTGACCTTCCTTATGATCCACAGGAGGAAAAACCTGACCTAACAGGGGATAGTTTCCAACAGGAGTTCATGTCAGTTAACAAGGATGTGATGTTCTGTAGGCATGAGAGCTTCACCTTAGGGTCTTGTATACCAGGAAGACTTGACGACAACCTGGAAGAAATATCAATGGTCCATGACTTTGGATTTATACAAAGAGCTTCCCCTATAGGACATCGATTCTCCAGGTCGAAAAGTGAAGTTG ATAGGGCATATGCCCCGATGGTGGAGCAAGGATCATTTGAAGAGTTTCAATCTAAGCCATCTACTGAGTATCCTGTTGATCACATCAAGGAAGTCATTGAAGTATATGACAATAGCACTCAGGATCATGCAGAACAGAACAGTGATGAAGTTCAAATAAAACCAATCCCGGAAGAAGTTTTGAGCCCGAGCTCAGCGTCTTCGTCTGAAGAGGATGAACCAATTTTCAAGTTAGATAAAGAAGCAATACTGAAATCTCTCTCTTCTATGGCCCGTAGAAACATCGTTCTGGAACCCGAAAATCATGACCAGACAGGAGACAACTTGAATGATGTAACTTCTCACTTTGAGAATACATTACGTCTTCGTACTCCTTCCTATTCCATTGCTTCTGACTTGCAAGTTGAGGTGTCTGAAGTTAGTTCTCCCCCATTGACAATCGACGAAAACTTCTCGTACCAAGATGAGGTTGCTTCAGCACATGTCAAGGACATGGAAACGAATAGTACTTGTGATATTGGAGAAATGTGGGCAGCCTCGTCTCACCAATTTGGAGCagatgaaaatgaagtaaaCGAGGTCAAAAAACAAGATTCAGACGGACATGGATTTTCAAGAACCAACAATCTTGAGGGTTTGTCAAACTCCACGGAAGAATCATTGAATGAAAAGTACTGTATTCAGTCGTCGTTGCATTCACCATCAAATGTTGTGCTCCATAAGAGTTGTCAAGCCGAAGCTACCAATCCTCATGAGAAGGTTCATGAAACATTGGAAACATCAGTTGATTCGATTATCTCGCAGGGCGACTCACTTGAAAAAGTAGCATTCCCTATACATGAGAAGAAACAGCAGTCCGAAATCAACTTAGATCCCCCGACATTACATGAAAATGATTCTTCAAAGCTAAAC GAATCATCGGAACCTTCTCAAGTGGCTAGACTGGAAGTCGACGACGCTGAATCTATTAACAAAGAGAAAATTCCTGAAAGTGGCATACAACCACAAGAAGCTGCCAATAGTAGCTCACAACTACTGAGCGGTCATGAAACATCCAGGGAGATGGTCAATCAAACAAACAAGACTAGCTCTAGACCCTTCAGCAGCAATGATGAAGTCTCTATTGAAAACTTCCAAGCTGTAGGCCCAACTGCTTCTAGCAAAGATAAAGATCTCGACACCAACTCACGTTCATCACGGTCTACTGAAAAG GAATTGTCCGAGCATCAAGAGAAGGTCATCGGAGAAGTAACATGTGCTGATAGTTATATGAATCACAGTGAAAATTCAGCCCTACTTGAAGAAACTAGACATGAGGACTCTTGGAAGAAGCCAAAGGATCACGAAATACAAAACAACTCGACGAGTTCAAATTGTTATATTGGTGCACTGAAAGATGAACTTCCAAAATTTAGTGGAAATGAAACTCCTATTGATCTCTCAGGAGTAGTAGAAGCTAATGATAGCTCCAAATGTCATACAAATAATAGCAAAGACAAACATGATGACAATTCACATGTTCCAATGCTGGTCGCCGAAGGCACATTAGAAACTATTAATACTTCTGAAGGTGAAATGGAGCAGCCAATTCCAAGTGCCCAAGAAGTTGTACTACAGTAG